A stretch of the bacterium SCSIO 12827 genome encodes the following:
- a CDS encoding aminotransferase class V-fold PLP-dependent enzyme: MASSLDLPFVRAQFPDACFNDGWAFFENAGGSYVPNAVIDRMTAYMRDSQVQPLAPYPKSQLAAARMADGHARMAEMIGASADEVVIGPSTSMNVYVLAQALRPLWQAGDEVIVAVLNHEANSSPWRRLADFGIVVKEWPVDAETGALRTDLLEDLLTDRTRLVAFPHVSNITGDINDVPAITKQVHAAGAMVCVDAVAYAPHRAVDVKAWDVDFYLYSFYKIMGPHIGMLYGKRERLLEARGQGHLFFAEDDIQHKLNPAGPNHETIAALAGIADYVEALCAHHFDQPANTLHARTAQVFGLIAAHEQRLAERFLDVALNTPGLRLLGCHTAHDRAPTFSFTIRGKSSAEVVQALTAQQIACWNGDFYAPRLLEAVGITDTTDGVVRTSMAHYNTVEEVERLVGVLGTKLL; encoded by the coding sequence GTGGCGTCCTCCCTCGATCTTCCCTTCGTGCGCGCCCAGTTCCCGGATGCCTGCTTCAACGACGGCTGGGCGTTCTTTGAAAACGCCGGCGGCTCCTACGTGCCCAATGCGGTGATCGACCGCATGACGGCCTATATGCGGGATTCCCAGGTTCAGCCCCTCGCCCCCTATCCAAAATCGCAACTGGCGGCGGCGCGCATGGCCGACGGCCACGCCCGCATGGCGGAGATGATCGGGGCAAGTGCCGACGAGGTGGTGATCGGCCCCTCCACCTCGATGAACGTCTACGTCCTGGCGCAGGCGCTCCGGCCGCTGTGGCAGGCGGGGGACGAGGTCATCGTCGCCGTGCTCAACCACGAGGCCAATTCCTCGCCCTGGCGCAGGCTTGCCGACTTCGGGATCGTCGTGAAGGAATGGCCCGTCGATGCGGAAACAGGGGCGCTGCGCACCGATCTACTAGAAGACCTGCTCACGGACCGCACGCGGCTGGTCGCCTTCCCCCATGTTTCCAACATCACCGGCGACATCAACGACGTTCCGGCGATCACCAAACAGGTTCACGCGGCGGGCGCCATGGTCTGCGTCGACGCCGTCGCCTACGCCCCCCACCGGGCCGTGGACGTGAAGGCCTGGGACGTCGATTTCTACCTCTACAGCTTCTACAAGATCATGGGCCCGCACATCGGCATGCTCTACGGCAAGCGCGAACGGCTTTTGGAAGCCCGCGGCCAGGGCCACCTGTTCTTCGCCGAGGACGACATCCAGCACAAGCTGAACCCGGCCGGCCCGAACCATGAGACCATCGCGGCGCTTGCCGGCATCGCGGATTATGTCGAAGCCCTCTGCGCCCATCATTTCGATCAACCCGCCAACACACTCCACGCCCGCACGGCCCAGGTGTTCGGCCTGATCGCGGCCCATGAGCAGCGGCTTGCCGAACGGTTCCTGGATGTCGCCCTCAACACGCCGGGCCTGCGCCTCCTGGGCTGCCACACGGCCCACGACCGCGCGCCGACGTTCTCGTTCACGATCAGGGGCAAGTCATCGGCAGAGGTCGTCCAGGCCCTAACGGCGCAACAGATCGCCTGCTGGAACGGCGATTTCTACGCGCCGAGGCTGCTCGAAGCCGTCGGCATCACCGACACCACCGACGGCGTCGTCCGCACGTCCATGGCGCATTACAATACGGTGGAAGAGGTGGAGCGGTTGGTGGGTGTATTGGGTACAAAATTGCTCTAA
- a CDS encoding metal-dependent hydrolase, giving the protein MKRFLTTTVIGALIAGFAWAAGPAKDAQAAEVKWYGQAAFRIKTPGGKVIVIDPFITKNPKTPADDKDLAKVGNVDLILVTHGHGDHLGDTAELAKMTGAKVGVNADMGHTLRILGMVDGKQLVRFNKSGPINPIGPDITVTMTHAEHSSEIVSKDAAGKEGIYPGGEPAGYVIKLEDGYTIYHTGDSGVFKDMELIQDLYKPDLVLICIGGWFTMDPRHAAYALSKFLKPATAMPMHYGTFPPLKGTPDELKKQLADMGGKTEVVVMQPGDEKTFGK; this is encoded by the coding sequence ATGAAACGCTTTCTGACGACGACCGTGATTGGCGCGTTGATCGCCGGTTTCGCCTGGGCCGCCGGCCCGGCCAAGGACGCCCAGGCGGCCGAGGTCAAATGGTACGGACAGGCCGCCTTCCGCATCAAGACGCCGGGCGGCAAGGTGATCGTGATCGATCCCTTCATCACCAAGAACCCGAAAACGCCCGCCGATGACAAGGATCTGGCCAAGGTCGGCAACGTCGACCTGATCCTAGTCACCCACGGCCACGGCGATCATCTGGGCGACACGGCGGAACTGGCCAAGATGACCGGCGCCAAGGTCGGCGTGAACGCCGATATGGGCCATACCCTGCGCATCCTCGGCATGGTCGACGGCAAGCAACTGGTCCGCTTCAATAAATCCGGCCCGATCAATCCCATCGGCCCGGACATCACGGTCACCATGACCCATGCAGAGCATTCGTCGGAGATCGTCAGCAAGGACGCCGCCGGCAAGGAAGGCATCTATCCGGGCGGCGAGCCCGCGGGCTACGTGATCAAGCTGGAAGACGGCTATACCATCTATCACACGGGCGACAGCGGCGTGTTCAAGGACATGGAGCTGATCCAGGACCTGTACAAACCGGACCTGGTGCTGATCTGCATCGGCGGCTGGTTCACCATGGACCCCCGCCACGCGGCCTATGCGCTCAGCAAGTTCCTCAAACCCGCGACCGCGATGCCCATGCATTACGGCACCTTCCCGCCCTTGAAGGGCACGCCGGACGAGCTGAAAAAACAGCTCGCCGACATGGGCGGCAAGACCGAGGTCGTGGTCATGCAGCCGGGCGACGAGAAGACGTTCGGGAAGTAG
- a CDS encoding methionine synthase: MLKTTVAGSLPKPSWLAEPEKLWAPWKLEGEELWQGQCDAALIWIKTQEDSGIDIVSDGEQFRKHFVHGFLEFVDGIDWAKMTTMGIRDNRYDADVPTVTAKVKRRESAHSKSTAFCREHAKGGLKITMPGPMTICDTIADEVYGKRADMAMAFAEILNEEALELQALGVDVIQFDEPAFNVFLDDVKEWGVACLNRAFQGITTKKAVHICYGYGIDANNQWKETLGSEWRQYEETFPALNDSVVDQVSLECAGSHVPHSLMSLLKDKEVMVGSIDVANLSVETPEQVAEVIRSAMRYVDAERIYPCTNCGLAPFPRHVAEGKLKALAAGAAIVRKELGAA; this comes from the coding sequence ATGTTGAAAACCACCGTCGCCGGAAGTTTGCCCAAACCCAGTTGGCTGGCCGAGCCCGAGAAGCTCTGGGCGCCCTGGAAGCTGGAGGGTGAGGAGTTGTGGCAGGGTCAATGCGACGCCGCCCTTATCTGGATCAAGACCCAGGAAGACTCCGGGATCGACATCGTTTCCGACGGCGAGCAGTTCCGAAAGCACTTCGTCCACGGCTTTCTGGAGTTCGTCGACGGCATCGACTGGGCCAAGATGACCACCATGGGCATCCGCGACAACCGCTATGACGCCGACGTGCCGACGGTGACAGCCAAGGTCAAGCGCCGCGAAAGCGCCCATTCCAAATCCACCGCGTTCTGCCGCGAACACGCCAAGGGCGGCCTGAAGATCACCATGCCCGGGCCGATGACCATCTGCGACACCATCGCCGACGAGGTCTATGGCAAGCGCGCCGACATGGCCATGGCCTTCGCGGAAATCCTCAACGAGGAGGCGCTGGAGCTTCAGGCGCTGGGCGTCGACGTCATCCAGTTCGACGAGCCGGCCTTCAACGTGTTTCTGGACGATGTGAAGGAATGGGGTGTGGCCTGCCTGAACCGGGCGTTCCAGGGCATCACCACCAAGAAGGCGGTGCATATCTGTTACGGCTACGGGATCGACGCCAACAACCAGTGGAAGGAAACGCTGGGCAGTGAGTGGCGCCAGTACGAAGAAACCTTCCCGGCCCTGAACGACAGCGTGGTCGATCAGGTGTCGCTCGAATGCGCGGGCTCCCACGTGCCCCATTCGCTGATGAGCCTGCTCAAGGACAAGGAAGTGATGGTCGGCTCCATCGACGTCGCCAACCTCAGCGTGGAAACGCCGGAACAGGTCGCCGAGGTCATCCGCTCCGCCATGCGCTATGTCGATGCAGAACGCATTTATCCCTGCACCAACTGCGGCCTCGCCCCCTTCCCCCGGCACGTGGCCGAGGGCAAGCTGAAGGCGCTGGCCGCCGGGGCCGCCATCGTGCGCAAGGAATTGGGCGCCGCCTGA
- a CDS encoding TauD/TfdA family dioxygenase, with amino-acid sequence MTIKIEPLDAPMGAVIHGLDSRNPLTDDDFRAVEQAMLEHIAIVIPDLEENVPWLRDFGSRFGPLVPHILNQYHHPDGFEVSIIAKNMGTAESRTTPKPAGAFWHSDLSYEVNPSDAIFLYSTHLPSKGGDTMVANMRAAYATLPDKTKQRLDGLTCTHRWGWNTLGATPTLTPEQQAAHPDVIHPVVRPHPKTGVPILYVNPGYSMRINELEQNESDDLLAELFDHALKPEFQYRHKWTLNSLVGIDNRSSMHCAVDDYTEPRRMLRMIVGCTDGRKGQVAA; translated from the coding sequence ATGACGATTAAGATCGAACCCCTAGACGCCCCCATGGGCGCCGTGATCCACGGTTTGGATTCACGCAACCCCCTGACCGATGACGATTTCCGTGCCGTGGAACAGGCGATGCTTGAGCACATCGCCATCGTCATTCCGGATTTGGAGGAAAACGTGCCCTGGCTGCGCGATTTCGGCAGCCGGTTTGGTCCGCTGGTTCCGCACATTCTGAACCAGTACCACCACCCGGACGGGTTCGAGGTTTCGATCATCGCCAAGAACATGGGGACGGCGGAAAGCCGCACCACGCCCAAGCCGGCGGGCGCTTTCTGGCATTCGGACCTGTCCTACGAGGTCAACCCGTCGGACGCCATTTTCCTCTATTCCACGCATCTGCCGTCTAAGGGCGGGGATACCATGGTTGCCAACATGCGGGCCGCCTATGCGACTTTGCCGGATAAAACCAAGCAACGGCTCGACGGCCTGACCTGCACCCACCGTTGGGGCTGGAACACCCTGGGTGCGACGCCGACCCTGACGCCGGAACAGCAGGCCGCCCATCCGGACGTGATCCACCCCGTGGTCCGCCCGCATCCCAAGACCGGTGTGCCGATCCTCTACGTCAATCCGGGCTATTCCATGCGCATCAACGAGTTGGAGCAGAATGAGAGCGACGATCTCCTGGCCGAACTGTTCGACCATGCCCTGAAACCCGAATTCCAGTACCGCCATAAATGGACATTGAACAGCCTGGTCGGGATCGACAACCGGTCGTCCATGCATTGCGCGGTCGATGACTACACCGAACCCCGGCGCATGCTGCGCATGATCGTCGGCTGTACCGACGGGCGGAAAGGGCAAGTCGCCGCATGA
- a CDS encoding gamma-glutamylcyclotransferase codes for MTKVLFVNGTLMRGLALNGNLEGAAFLGEARTVPEYRLYSIDDVHPGMYRVGEGGISVPGEIYEMSDEIWAKVEAGEPPGLYCGPVELDDGRVLDGILYPREMAEGKHKDISAFGGWREYAVTLGS; via the coding sequence ATGACGAAGGTCCTGTTTGTCAACGGTACCCTGATGCGCGGGCTGGCCTTGAACGGTAATCTCGAGGGCGCGGCCTTCCTGGGTGAAGCCCGGACCGTGCCCGAATACCGGCTTTATTCCATCGACGACGTCCACCCCGGCATGTACAGGGTGGGCGAGGGCGGGATTTCCGTTCCCGGCGAAATTTATGAAATGAGCGACGAGATTTGGGCCAAGGTCGAAGCCGGAGAGCCGCCGGGGCTGTACTGCGGGCCGGTCGAACTGGACGATGGGCGGGTTTTGGACGGAATTCTCTATCCCCGCGAGATGGCGGAAGGCAAACACAAGGACATCTCCGCATTCGGCGGCTGGCGGGAATACGCGGTGACGCTCGGTTCCTGA
- the ilvD gene encoding dihydroxy-acid dehydratase: MAKKFDKSKLPSRYTTQGPSSAPHRSYYYAMGMTEEEIDQPFVGVATCWNEAAPCNIALSRQAQAVKTGVKEAQGTPREFTTITVTDGIAMGHQGMKSSLASRDVIADSVELTMRGHCYDAMVCLAGCDKSLPGMMMVMLRLNVPSVFMYGGSILPGKFKGKDVTVIDVFEAVGTNASGDMSDEDLHELECVACPSAGSCGGQFTANTMACVSEAIGLALPGSAGAPAPYETRDEYAVASGKAVMDLIEKNLRPRDIVTRKSFENAARIVAASGGSTNAGLHLPAMAHECGIDFTLEDVCEIFKTTPYIADLKPGGKYVAKDMFDIGGVPVLMKALLDGGYLHGDCMTVTGKTIAENLKDVVFPTDQDVIYPVSNPITPTGGVVGLKGSLAPDGAIVKVAGLHSLQFTGTARCFDCEEDALQAVLKQQVKEGEVVVIRYEGPKGGPGMREMLSTTSAIYGQGLGEKVALITDGRFSGATRGFCIGHVGPEAAVGGPIGLLKDGDVIKIDAEKGTLDVDLSEAELDARRKAWTPRKHDYQSGVLWKYAQLVGPACDGAVTHPGAKAETHVFADI, from the coding sequence ATGGCCAAAAAGTTCGACAAGTCCAAACTGCCCTCGCGCTACACCACCCAGGGCCCGTCCAGCGCGCCGCACCGGTCCTACTACTACGCCATGGGCATGACCGAGGAAGAGATCGACCAGCCCTTCGTCGGCGTCGCGACCTGCTGGAACGAGGCCGCGCCCTGCAACATCGCCCTGAGCCGTCAGGCCCAGGCCGTGAAGACCGGCGTCAAGGAAGCCCAGGGCACACCCCGCGAATTCACCACCATCACCGTGACCGACGGCATCGCCATGGGCCACCAGGGCATGAAATCGTCGCTGGCGTCGCGCGACGTGATCGCCGACTCGGTCGAACTGACCATGCGCGGCCATTGCTATGACGCCATGGTCTGCCTGGCCGGCTGCGACAAATCCCTGCCCGGCATGATGATGGTCATGCTGCGCCTCAACGTGCCCAGCGTGTTCATGTACGGCGGCTCCATCCTGCCCGGCAAGTTCAAGGGCAAGGACGTGACCGTGATCGACGTGTTCGAAGCCGTGGGCACCAATGCCTCGGGCGACATGTCGGACGAAGACCTGCACGAACTGGAATGCGTGGCCTGTCCGTCGGCCGGGTCCTGCGGCGGCCAGTTCACGGCCAACACCATGGCCTGCGTGTCGGAAGCCATCGGCCTGGCCCTGCCCGGGTCGGCCGGGGCACCCGCGCCCTATGAAACCCGCGACGAATACGCCGTGGCGTCGGGCAAGGCGGTCATGGACCTGATCGAAAAGAACCTGCGCCCGCGCGACATCGTGACCCGCAAGTCGTTCGAAAACGCGGCGCGCATCGTCGCGGCCTCCGGCGGGTCAACCAACGCCGGGCTGCACCTGCCCGCCATGGCCCATGAATGCGGCATCGATTTCACCCTGGAAGACGTCTGCGAGATCTTCAAAACCACGCCCTACATCGCCGACCTGAAGCCGGGCGGCAAATACGTGGCCAAGGACATGTTCGATATCGGCGGCGTGCCCGTGCTGATGAAGGCCCTGCTGGACGGCGGCTATCTGCATGGCGACTGCATGACCGTGACCGGCAAGACCATCGCGGAAAACCTCAAGGACGTCGTGTTCCCGACGGACCAGGACGTGATTTACCCCGTGTCCAACCCGATCACCCCGACGGGGGGTGTTGTCGGCCTCAAGGGCTCGCTTGCCCCCGACGGCGCCATCGTCAAGGTCGCCGGCCTGCACAGCCTGCAGTTCACGGGCACGGCCCGTTGCTTCGATTGCGAGGAAGACGCGCTTCAGGCCGTGCTCAAGCAGCAGGTCAAGGAAGGCGAGGTCGTCGTTATCCGCTACGAAGGGCCCAAGGGCGGCCCCGGCATGCGCGAAATGCTGTCCACCACCTCGGCGATCTACGGCCAGGGCCTGGGCGAAAAGGTTGCGCTGATCACCGACGGCCGGTTCTCCGGCGCCACGCGCGGCTTCTGCATCGGCCATGTCGGCCCGGAAGCGGCCGTGGGCGGCCCCATCGGCCTGCTGAAGGACGGCGACGTGATCAAGATCGACGCCGAAAAGGGCACCCTGGACGTTGATTTGTCCGAGGCCGAACTGGACGCCCGCCGCAAGGCCTGGACGCCGCGCAAACACGACTATCAGTCGGGGGTGCTTTGGAAGTATGCTCAGTTGGTGGGCCCCGCCTGCGACGGCGCCGTCACCCATCCGGGCGCCAAGGCGGAAACCCACGTATTCGCCGACATCTAA
- a CDS encoding PAS domain-containing protein, with protein sequence MAISHGPAMDAVEGPFTEQTWDFTTPALRWLLDHWLKKRGDWDCPRWRDIDLPSMYKYAPNIVIKDAVDGGRDFRVRFWGTAVTEWLRHDATGKLLSEYFPTDGRERILESHRQALTGDMPIRRWGVSAYPERSYVGFETITLPLANDTGERAHIISMSLYRMIDLKSPPSN encoded by the coding sequence ATGGCCATCAGCCACGGTCCAGCGATGGATGCGGTCGAGGGACCGTTTACCGAACAGACATGGGATTTTACGACCCCCGCACTGCGCTGGCTGCTTGATCATTGGCTGAAAAAGCGGGGCGATTGGGACTGCCCACGCTGGCGCGACATCGACCTGCCGTCCATGTACAAGTACGCGCCCAATATCGTCATCAAGGACGCCGTCGATGGCGGCCGTGATTTCCGGGTCCGGTTCTGGGGTACGGCCGTCACGGAATGGCTGCGGCATGACGCGACAGGCAAGCTGCTGAGCGAGTATTTCCCCACAGACGGGCGGGAACGCATCCTTGAATCGCACCGTCAGGCCTTGACCGGTGATATGCCGATCCGCCGCTGGGGGGTCAGCGCCTATCCGGAACGCAGCTATGTCGGGTTCGAAACCATCACCCTGCCCCTGGCAAACGACACTGGAGAACGCGCGCATATCATCTCCATGAGCCTTTACCGGATGATCGATTTGAAATCCCCCCCATCCAACTAG
- a CDS encoding alpha/beta hydrolase, with amino-acid sequence MPTFENCPVTIQYEEAGSGFPLLVLPGGGLNATIAGLANHPFDPLQEFSDTYRVIALDLRNANTGGTVGPLEIERTWDGFVDDQLALLDHLGIDRFMVMGFCIAGPMIWNLLKHVGDRVVAATLVHPSGYTSSHPDIYVKNALKGWAPTFMKQQPDIPLEKITEFLDTMYTKRADFVFTVDRNFVRNCQTPVLVLPDDIPAHPYATAMETALLAPNAQVSLYPWKENDRKIALALNHIRDFLAVNTPSDTAAAT; translated from the coding sequence ATGCCGACATTCGAAAACTGTCCCGTGACGATCCAGTACGAAGAAGCCGGTTCCGGCTTCCCCTTGTTGGTTCTTCCCGGTGGGGGCCTGAATGCGACGATCGCCGGGCTTGCCAATCATCCTTTTGATCCGCTTCAGGAATTCAGCGACACCTATCGCGTGATCGCGCTCGACCTGCGGAACGCGAATACTGGCGGGACAGTGGGTCCGCTGGAAATCGAACGCACCTGGGACGGTTTCGTCGATGATCAACTGGCGTTGCTGGACCATCTCGGCATCGACCGCTTCATGGTCATGGGGTTCTGCATCGCCGGACCGATGATCTGGAACCTTCTGAAACATGTCGGCGATCGGGTTGTTGCGGCAACCCTGGTGCACCCCAGCGGCTATACGTCGAGCCACCCCGACATCTACGTCAAAAACGCCCTCAAGGGCTGGGCGCCGACGTTCATGAAGCAGCAGCCCGACATCCCCTTGGAAAAGATCACGGAGTTCCTCGACACCATGTACACGAAGCGCGCCGATTTCGTGTTCACCGTCGACCGCAATTTCGTGCGCAACTGCCAAACGCCTGTCCTGGTGCTGCCGGACGACATCCCGGCCCATCCCTACGCGACGGCGATGGAAACGGCTTTATTGGCGCCCAACGCGCAAGTGAGCCTCTACCCCTGGAAAGAAAACGACCGAAAGATCGCCCTGGCGCTGAACCACATCCGCGATTTTCTGGCGGTGAATACCCCTTCGGACACCGCCGCCGCGACGTGA
- the htpX gene encoding protease HtpX: MLRILLFLGTNLAIVALISLTFRLLGLDGLLQANGVDLNINALIVYSAVIGFSGALISLFLSKTMAKAGMGVKVITQPANPTEQWLVDTVTRQAKQAGIGMPEVGIFDHASPNAFATGWNRNDALVAVSTGLLNTMDRKEVEAVLGHEVAHVANGDMVTLTLIQGVVNTFVIFLSRVVGYLVDRLVFKVERGHGPAFWIVSMIAQFVFGIAAMMIVMWFSRWREFRADKGGAELAGRRNMINALKALQAAHDTPPMPDEMKAFAINAGRMQAAFSSHPPLAERIRALEQMEGADAQLARPRRPWR, translated from the coding sequence ATGCTGCGGATTCTGCTGTTTCTCGGCACCAACCTGGCGATCGTCGCGCTGATCAGCCTGACTTTCCGCCTGCTTGGGCTGGATGGCTTGTTGCAGGCCAATGGCGTCGACCTGAACATCAACGCCTTGATCGTCTATTCCGCCGTCATCGGCTTTTCCGGCGCGCTGATCTCCCTGTTCCTGTCCAAGACCATGGCCAAGGCCGGGATGGGGGTGAAGGTCATCACCCAGCCGGCCAACCCGACGGAACAGTGGCTGGTTGATACGGTCACCCGGCAGGCCAAACAGGCCGGTATCGGCATGCCCGAGGTCGGCATTTTCGATCATGCCTCGCCCAATGCCTTCGCCACGGGCTGGAACCGGAACGACGCCCTGGTCGCCGTGTCCACGGGGCTGCTCAACACCATGGACAGGAAAGAGGTCGAGGCCGTGCTGGGCCACGAGGTCGCGCATGTCGCCAACGGCGACATGGTGACCCTGACCCTGATTCAGGGCGTGGTGAACACCTTCGTTATCTTCCTGTCGCGGGTCGTCGGCTACCTGGTCGACCGTCTGGTGTTCAAGGTCGAGCGCGGCCACGGCCCGGCGTTCTGGATCGTTTCGATGATCGCCCAGTTCGTGTTCGGCATCGCCGCCATGATGATCGTCATGTGGTTCTCGCGCTGGCGCGAATTCCGCGCCGACAAGGGCGGGGCGGAGCTTGCCGGCCGGCGCAACATGATCAACGCGCTGAAGGCCCTGCAGGCCGCCCACGACACCCCGCCCATGCCGGACGAAATGAAGGCCTTCGCGATCAATGCCGGGCGCATGCAGGCGGCCTTTTCCAGCCACCCGCCCCTGGCCGAGCGCATCCGGGCGCTGGAGCAGATGGAAGGTGCGGACGCGCAGCTGGCGCGGCCCCGGCGGCCCTGGCGGTGA
- a CDS encoding PilZ domain-containing protein, with protein MAEDAFALNRREHDRKSSGFQARVTVGGASTKCLIEDISPGGAQIIASLDLSKGRHLTLDLGAFGDVSATVAWCRKGRLGIKFEADPEVLAELVMSLAMQA; from the coding sequence ATGGCCGAAGACGCCTTCGCCTTGAACCGGCGCGAGCACGACCGAAAGTCCTCGGGCTTTCAGGCGCGTGTGACCGTCGGTGGCGCCTCCACCAAATGCCTGATCGAGGACATCTCCCCCGGCGGAGCGCAGATCATCGCCTCCCTGGACCTGTCCAAGGGCCGCCATCTGACCCTCGACCTGGGGGCGTTCGGCGACGTCAGCGCGACCGTCGCCTGGTGCCGCAAGGGGCGGCTCGGCATCAAGTTCGAAGCCGATCCCGAGGTTCTGGCCGAACTGGTCATGTCCCTCGCCATGCAGGCCTGA
- a CDS encoding zinc-dependent alcohol dehydrogenase family protein, which yields MKTKAAVVYELGAKRPYATSLPMKIEEVDLDPPQANEVLVKVAAAGVCHSDLSVVAGVRERPLPMVLGHEASGVVQEVGPGVEGLEVGDHVVFAFLPSCGQCLPCKEGRPSICEKGAAANGAGTLMGGGMRLHKDGKKLYHQAGVSCFSEYVVAHRSSVVKIDKDLPLDIACTFSCAVITGVGAVLNTAKVPAGASVGVVGLGGTGLAAVMGAKMAGARHIVGIDALDDKLEWGKKLGCDAVFNALDNDVVEKVRDATGGGLEYMFECVGRVEAMDLAYKVTKRGGTTTSSGLSHPATNMTVQHVNLVTEERTIKGSYLGSCIPERDIPHYIEMYKRGALPVDKLICEKIPLEDINAAFDHLAEGHTVRQVITF from the coding sequence ATGAAAACCAAAGCCGCCGTCGTTTACGAACTGGGTGCCAAGCGCCCCTACGCGACCTCTCTGCCCATGAAGATCGAGGAAGTGGACTTGGATCCGCCGCAGGCGAACGAGGTTCTGGTCAAGGTCGCGGCGGCCGGGGTGTGTCATTCGGACCTGTCCGTGGTTGCGGGCGTGCGTGAACGGCCTTTGCCCATGGTACTGGGGCATGAGGCGTCGGGCGTGGTGCAGGAAGTGGGGCCGGGCGTCGAGGGCCTGGAAGTGGGAGACCATGTGGTGTTCGCCTTCCTGCCGTCCTGCGGCCAGTGCCTGCCGTGCAAGGAAGGCCGCCCGTCGATCTGCGAGAAGGGGGCGGCGGCCAATGGTGCCGGGACCCTCATGGGCGGCGGCATGCGCCTGCATAAGGACGGCAAGAAGCTGTACCATCAGGCGGGGGTTTCCTGTTTCTCCGAATACGTGGTGGCACACCGCTCCTCGGTCGTGAAGATCGACAAGGACCTGCCGCTGGACATCGCCTGCACCTTTTCCTGCGCCGTCATCACCGGCGTCGGGGCGGTCCTGAACACGGCCAAGGTGCCGGCGGGGGCGTCCGTCGGCGTGGTCGGCCTGGGCGGCACGGGGCTGGCCGCCGTCATGGGGGCCAAGATGGCGGGGGCGCGGCATATCGTCGGTATCGACGCGCTGGACGACAAGCTGGAGTGGGGCAAGAAGCTCGGCTGCGACGCGGTGTTCAACGCGCTTGACAACGACGTGGTCGAAAAGGTTCGGGACGCCACCGGCGGCGGGTTGGAATACATGTTCGAATGCGTCGGCCGGGTCGAGGCCATGGATTTGGCCTACAAGGTCACCAAGCGCGGCGGCACGACGACGTCCAGCGGCCTGTCGCATCCCGCCACCAACATGACCGTGCAGCACGTCAACCTGGTGACCGAGGAGCGCACCATCAAGGGCAGTTACCTGGGCAGCTGCATTCCCGAGCGCGACATCCCCCATTACATCGAGATGTACAAGCGTGGCGCCCTGCCGGTGGACAAGCTGATCTGCGAGAAAATTCCCCTGGAAGACATCAACGCCGCCTTCGATCATCTGGCCGAGGGGCATACGGTGCGTCAGGTCATCACGTTCTGA
- a CDS encoding DNA-3-methyladenine glycosylase I has protein sequence MTVTGEDGRQRCRWVGQGKDFYEAYHDAEWGVPVHDDRHHFEMLNLEGAQAGLSWETILKKRDNYRKLFDDFDPVKCAKLTDAKLEKLLTDPGIIRNRLKVYGVRKNAIAFLKVQEEFGSFDAYVWAFVGGTPIDGQRKAMSDVPGKTEISDALSKDLKKRGFTFVGSTIVYAYMQASGLVNDHVAGCFRYEECRNAGK, from the coding sequence ATGACGGTAACCGGTGAAGACGGGCGCCAACGCTGCCGCTGGGTCGGCCAGGGCAAAGACTTTTACGAGGCTTATCACGACGCCGAATGGGGTGTTCCCGTGCATGACGACCGGCACCATTTCGAGATGCTGAACCTGGAGGGCGCACAGGCGGGATTGAGCTGGGAAACAATCTTAAAAAAGCGCGATAACTATAGGAAATTATTTGATGATTTCGATCCCGTTAAATGCGCTAAACTAACCGACGCCAAGCTGGAAAAGCTTCTCACCGACCCTGGCATCATTCGAAACCGGCTGAAGGTTTATGGCGTGCGCAAGAACGCCATCGCCTTCCTTAAGGTGCAGGAAGAGTTCGGCTCCTTCGACGCCTACGTCTGGGCCTTCGTCGGCGGCACGCCAATCGACGGACAGCGCAAGGCCATGAGCGACGTGCCGGGCAAAACGGAGATTTCGGACGCGCTCTCCAAGGACCTGAAGAAACGCGGCTTCACCTTCGTCGGCTCCACCATCGTCTACGCCTACATGCAGGCGTCAGGGCTGGTGAACGACCACGTGGCGGGGTGTTTTCGGTATGAGGAATGCCGCAACGCCGGGAAATAG